From Salvia splendens isolate huo1 chromosome 3, SspV2, whole genome shotgun sequence, a single genomic window includes:
- the LOC121796307 gene encoding probable glutamate carboxypeptidase LAMP1: protein MLIAAAAAGLITIATSIFLTLPQPQPPSFFHSLFLSQSDNDSISHHLHTLTRRPHIAGSDANSAAAAYVLSTLTSYSIPSHTTPYFTSLAYPLHRSLTLTLPPPLPPIEFSLRQEIYAGDPYAGEVTPTFHAYAKSGAAAGPAVYANYGRAEDFAALAAAGVNLSGAVAVARYGKIYRGDIVMNAAAAGAAGAVVFTDRKDYGGERWFPEEWWMPPSGVQVGSVYTGAGDPTTPGWPSTEGCERVTEEEVEESGEVPLIPSLPVSWADGDAIMRSMGGPVADEDWQGRKDAGVYRVGPGPGVLNLDYQGKQVITKIENVIGIIQGSEEPDRYVILGNHRDAWTFGAADPNSGTACMLEVARRMWKLQKKGWKPRRTILFCNWDAEEYGLIGSVEWVEENRQMLESRAVAYLNVDVAVSGPGFDTSATPQLDELLVQSAKQVMDPDNSSQTIYDSWTSSTGGAKVGRLGGAGSDYSAFVQHIGVPSADIGIGGGYPVYHSRYDDFVWMSKFGDPMFRRHAAVASIWGLVALRLADDVILPFNYISYAHELQVSAEELKGQVLHRSLTIVPMIKSINEFKKAAIQINDEKKALEGSWTTMWKDGQKVREVNDRLMMAERAFTDREGLKGGSWYKHLIYAPAKHNGYGSTSFPGIYEEIEKAKRVNSSESWRAVQHEIWRVARVIKQAALCLRGDLT, encoded by the exons ATGTTgattgcagcagcagcagcaggcTTGATCACCATAGCCACTTCAATCTTCCTCACACTCCCTCAACCTCAACCACCTTCCTTCTTCCACTCCCTCTTCCTCTCCCAATCCGATAACGATTCCATCTCCCACCACCTCCACACCCTCACCCGCCGCCCCCACATCGCCGGCTCCGACGCCaactccgccgccgccgcctacGTCCTCTCCACCCTCACCTCCTACTCCATCCCCTCCCACACCACCCCCTACTTCACCTCCCTCGCCTACCCCCTCCACCGCTCCCTCACCTTAACCCTCCCGCCGCCGCTACCGCCGATCGAATTCTCCCTCCGCCAGGAAATCTACGCCGGCGACCCCTATGCCGGCGAAGTCACGCCGACGTTCCACGCCTACGCGAAGTCCGGCGCCGCCGCCGGCCCGGCCGTGTACGCCAACTACGGCCGGGCCGAGGACTTCGCCGCCCTCGCCGCCGCCGGAGTGAACCTCTCCGGCGCCGTCGCAGTGGCGAGGTACGGCAAGATATACCGGGGAGACATCGTGATGAacgcggcggcggcgggggcCGCTGGCGCGGTGGTCTTCACCGACCGGAAGGACTACGGCGGGGAGAGGTGGTTTCCGGAGGAGTGGTGGATGCCGCCGAGCGGGGTGCAGGTGGGGTCGGTGTACACCGGCGCCGGCGATCCGACGACGCCGGGGTGGCCGAGCACGGAGGGGTGTGAGAGGGTCAcggaggaggaggtggaggagTCGGGGGAGGTGCCGCTGATTCCTTCGCTGCCGGTTTCGTGGGCGGATGGGGACGCGATTATGAGGTCGATGGGGGGGCCGGTGGCGGACGAGGATTGGCAGGGACGGAAGGATGCCGGGGTTTATAGAGTCGGGCCGGGCCCCGGAGTTTTGAACTTGGATTATCAG GGAAAACAAGTGATAACCAAAATTGAGAATGTAATTGGGATCATCCAAGGATCAGAGGAACCAGATAG GTATGTGATTCTTGGCAATCATAGAGATGCATGGACATTTGGAGCTGCAGATCCCAATAGTGGCACAGCATGTATGCTTGAG GTTGCTCGAAGAATGTGGAAGCTTCAGAAGAAGGGGTGGAAGCCGAGACGGACCATTCTCTTCTGCAActgggatgctgaggagtacggcCTG ATAGGATCAGTGGAATGGGTTGAGGAAAACAGACAGATGCTGGAATCACGAGCCGTGGCTTACTTGAACGTTGATGTTGCAGTTTCTGGACCTGGATTCGACACCTCTGCAACTCCACAACTTGATGAACTGCTTGTGCAATCTGCTAAGCAG gTTATGGATCCGGACAACTCATCACAGACGATTTATGATTCATGGACTAGCTCGACAGGCGGTGCTAAG GTTGGGAGACTAGGAGGAGCAGGGTCGGATTATTCAGCGTTTGTGCAGCATATCGGTGTTCCTTCAGCAGATATTGGCATTGGCGGAG GTTATCCAGTGTACCACTCAAGGTATGATGACTTTGTTTGGATGAGCAAATTCGGGGATCCGATGTTTCGAAGGCACGCTGCAG TGGCAAGTATTTGGGGTTTAGTGGCACTCAGGCTAGCAGACGACGTGATACTACCTTTCAACTACATCTCTTACGCTCACGAGCTTCAG GTAAGTGCAGAAGAATTGAAAGGTCAAGTGTTGCACAGAAGCCTCACCATTGTTCCGATGATCAAGTCCATCAATGAATTCAAGAAAGCAGCTATTCAGATAAATGATGAGAAAAAG GCGCTGGAAGGAAGTTGGACAACAATGTGGAAAGACGGCCAGAAGGTACGAGAGGTGAACGACCGGCTCATGATGGCCGAACGCGCATTCACAGACCGAGAGGGTCTTAAAGGAGGATCTTGGTATAAGCATTTG ATCTATGCCCCGGCGAAGCACAATGGGTATGGTTCTACGTCGTTTCCCGGAATATATGAGGAGATTGAGAAAGCGAAGAGGGTGAATAGTAGCGAGTCTTGGCGTGCTGTTCAGCACGAGATTTGGAGGGTGGCTAGAGTCATTAAGCAGGCTGCGTTGTGCCTCAGAGGTGACCTCACATGA